The proteins below are encoded in one region of Gambusia affinis linkage group LG07, SWU_Gaff_1.0, whole genome shotgun sequence:
- the glt8d1 gene encoding glycosyltransferase 8 domain-containing protein 1, translating into MTLRRVNGVLLVLLAVAILIIVHRNLLNLSDFLDRENPDAGQILPFEAELSPGVGQKTERKRDEIPVLITASEDRLGAVIVAMNSVSQNSKANVVFTIVTLNDTVDHLKTWISKTALKNVKYNIVIFQPELLNGKISKDPKMLEAAKPLTFARFYLPMYIPEVEKAIYLDDDVVVQGDIQELYDINLKQGHAAAFSDDCDSASAKGIVRGAGNQNNYMGFLDFKKEAIKKLGMKANTCSFNPGVIVANLTEWKNQNITQQLEKWMELNSQEDLYSNTLAESITTPPLLIVFYKRHSSINPMWHVRHLGITGAGNRYSPQYVKTAKLLHWNGHYKPWGRTSSFSDVWDQWFIPDPTGKFHPVRRHAD; encoded by the exons ATGACACTAAGGAGAG TAAATGGAGTCCTTCTCGTTCTACTGGCTGTAGCCATACTGATCATAGTTCATCGAAACCTCCTGAACCTCAGTGACTTCTTAGACAGAGAAAACCCAG ATGCTGGACAGATTCTACCTTTTGAGGCGGAGTTGTCTCCTGGTGTTGGACAAAAGACGGAAAGGAAAAGAGACGAGATTCCTGTCCTCATCACTGCCTCAGAGGACAGACTCGGGGCTGTGATAGTTGCAATGAACAGCGTCTCCCAGAACAGCAAAGCCAACGTGGTCTTCACTATTGTGACCCTGAATGATACAGTTGATCACCTAAA GACGTGGATAAGCAAGACAGcgttaaaaaatgtcaaatataacATAGTTATTTTCCAACCAGAGCTTCTGAATGGGAAAATATCAAAAGATCCTAAAATGCTGGAAGCTGCAAAACCA TTGACCTTTGCCAGGTTTTATCTGCCTATGTACATACCTGAGGTAGAGAAGGCCATCTATCTTGATGATGACGTTGTTGTACAAG GAGATATTCAAGAGCTTTATGATATCAACTTGAAACAAGGACATGCAGCTGCCTTCTCTGATGATTGTGACTCAGCGTCTGCAAAGGGCATCGTTCGAGGAGCTGGAAATCAG aacaaCTACATGGGTTTCCTGGACTTTAAAAAGGAGGCTATTAAAAAACTGGGGATGAAGGCCAACACATGCTCCTTTAATCCAGGAGTCATTGTTGCAAACCTGACCGAGTGGAAGAACCAAAACATCACCCAGCAGCTGGAGAAGTGGATGGAGCTCAACTCTCA ggAGGATCTGTACAGTAACACACTTGCAGAAAGCATTACAACCCCTCCACTTCTCATCGTCTTTTATAAACGTCACTCCTCCATCAACCCGATGTGGCATGTGAGACACCTGG GTATCACAGGTGCTGGAAATCGCTACTCTCCCCAATATGTGAAGACTGCTAAACTGCTGCATTGGAATGGACATTATAAGCCCTGGGGGAGGACGTCGTCCTTCTCTGACGTGTGGGACCAGTGGTTCATTCC
- the spcs1 gene encoding signal peptidase complex subunit 1, producing the protein MLSVFKSIPTHMDYKGQKLAEQIFQGIILISAVIGFVYGLIIQQFGWTVYIVLAGFAVSCLLTLPPWPMYRQNPLPWQPVAPEASGEPNQKPQDNTKRKKHK; encoded by the exons ATGCTGTCTGTATTTAAGTCCATTCCTACGCACATG GACTACAAGGGCCAGAAGCTGGCTGAGCAGATTTTCCAAGGAATTATACTAATCTCTGCG GTGATCGGATTCGTGTATGGGCTGATTATTCAGCAGTTTGGCTGGACAGTGTACATTGTGTTGGCTGGATTTGCTGTGTCTTGTCTG TTGACCCTGCCCCCATGGCCGATGTACAGACAGAATCCTCTGCCCTGGCAGCCGGTGGCACCAGAAGCCAGCGGAGAGCCCAACCAAAAGCCCCAGGACAACACCAAGAGAAAGAAGCATAAATAA